One window of the Runella slithyformis DSM 19594 genome contains the following:
- a CDS encoding sugar phosphate isomerase/epimerase family protein, whose amino-acid sequence MKSLTRRHFLHSSGILAGAALLPRFRSAPNSLRLGGPIFLKSDDPVELAKEHRRLGYSAAYVPKVELKDTPRIAALRKAFAEQNVIIAEVGAWVNMLDADAEKRKKNMEYVTERLALAEEIGALTCIDIAGSYHPKQWDGPDARNLTKEYFDATVENCRKVIDAVKPKTAKFALEMMGWSLPNDADSCLKFIKAMDRPAFAAHIDIANIINSPERFYQNTALINDTFKKLGKWIVSCHAKDVVGKDVHFAETMPGRGGMDYAAYLRNVTALPREVPLMLEHLRTAEEYDEARLYVMKVAKETGIALA is encoded by the coding sequence ATGAAATCCCTCACCCGCCGTCATTTTCTCCACTCCTCAGGCATATTGGCCGGGGCTGCACTATTGCCCCGATTCCGGTCTGCTCCTAATTCACTGCGCTTGGGCGGGCCTATCTTTCTAAAAAGTGATGATCCCGTTGAATTGGCAAAAGAGCATCGACGTTTGGGTTATAGCGCGGCGTATGTTCCGAAAGTGGAACTGAAAGATACCCCGCGCATTGCGGCGCTTCGCAAAGCCTTTGCGGAGCAGAATGTCATCATTGCCGAAGTAGGCGCGTGGGTCAATATGCTGGATGCTGACGCCGAAAAACGAAAGAAAAACATGGAGTACGTGACCGAACGGCTGGCGTTGGCGGAAGAAATCGGTGCGCTGACCTGCATTGACATTGCGGGTTCGTACCATCCCAAACAATGGGACGGACCGGATGCCCGCAACCTCACCAAAGAGTACTTTGACGCCACGGTTGAAAACTGCCGAAAAGTGATTGACGCCGTCAAGCCCAAAACGGCCAAATTTGCCCTCGAAATGATGGGGTGGAGCCTGCCCAACGACGCTGATTCCTGCCTGAAGTTCATCAAAGCCATGGATCGGCCCGCATTTGCGGCGCACATCGACATTGCCAATATCATCAACTCGCCCGAGCGATTTTACCAAAATACGGCCCTGATCAACGATACATTTAAAAAATTGGGCAAGTGGATCGTCTCATGCCACGCCAAAGATGTAGTGGGAAAAGACGTGCATTTTGCCGAAACCATGCCCGGACGCGGCGGCATGGATTACGCCGCTTATCTGCGAAATGTAACGGCGCTGCCGCGCGAAGTGCCTTTGATGTTAGAGCATCTTCGTACCGCTGAAGAATACGACGAAGCGCGTTTATACGTCATGAAAGTGGCCAAAGAGACGGGCATTGCATTGGCCTAA
- a CDS encoding sensor histidine kinase, producing MTLQRFRQIEFWVITALTALFLFIALATDYRYFSRVWFQLEALEQQRIYLRYDWVTNGLWPILSIFLTLYGSWYVLNRVIIPRYWPDQLNFFVVGSLLISIVVLTGAWSYLYSWKELKFRHDINYSIIGAKVLSSFRLRNLALLSGGLVLALSLYTLLSQAYQWALQQTETNVNHKVIKDGSSLAFIGFVLWTAFQMTPGNFFFIPSLIWVQGAFIHAYLYHTNLLRWRTFAFRQSNENRQAFLNLFTALAISFGSSIVWVLLHDSFRNYLYGYNAGDVLAFWLVSWLGALAVTLIRQFMVRPLETNLNRNQAELSALRAQINPHFLFNAMNTLYATAIEENAEKTSHGIQQLSDMMRFMMHENNQEQIDVQQEVAYLRNYIDLQRLRLSESDKLELKVDLDDALCLRSIAPMLLIPFVENAFKHGISLRNASWIFIKLYCHREKLHFSVFNSIHPRHEEDPEKYSSGIGLVNVQKRLELLYPQNHDLRIHRTEKEFSVQLAIDFAKKGKKLNSILATYDQL from the coding sequence ATGACTCTCCAACGCTTCCGCCAAATTGAATTTTGGGTGATTACCGCCCTGACGGCTTTGTTTCTGTTCATTGCGCTTGCCACTGATTATCGGTATTTTTCGCGCGTTTGGTTTCAACTTGAGGCGCTCGAACAGCAACGTATCTATCTTCGGTACGATTGGGTAACCAATGGGCTGTGGCCTATTCTGAGTATTTTTCTAACCCTTTATGGAAGTTGGTACGTGCTGAATCGCGTCATTATTCCACGGTATTGGCCCGATCAACTCAACTTTTTTGTGGTTGGCTCGTTACTGATCAGCATTGTTGTGCTGACGGGTGCCTGGAGCTATTTGTACAGTTGGAAGGAACTGAAGTTTCGGCACGACATCAATTACAGTATTATAGGAGCCAAAGTTTTGTCATCGTTTCGACTTCGGAACTTAGCGTTACTCAGCGGCGGACTGGTGTTGGCGTTATCATTGTATACCCTTCTGTCTCAGGCGTACCAATGGGCACTGCAACAAACGGAGACCAACGTAAATCATAAAGTCATTAAAGATGGCAGCAGCCTGGCATTCATTGGATTTGTACTATGGACTGCTTTTCAAATGACGCCCGGTAATTTTTTCTTTATCCCTTCCCTGATTTGGGTACAGGGCGCATTTATTCACGCTTATTTATATCATACTAACCTTCTGAGATGGAGAACGTTTGCTTTTCGTCAAAGCAATGAAAATCGCCAAGCCTTCCTAAACTTGTTCACTGCGTTGGCCATCAGTTTCGGCAGCAGTATCGTTTGGGTGTTGTTACATGACTCATTTCGAAATTATCTGTATGGCTACAACGCAGGGGATGTGCTTGCATTCTGGTTAGTTTCCTGGTTGGGCGCCCTCGCCGTTACGCTAATTCGTCAGTTTATGGTGAGGCCCTTAGAAACTAATCTTAATCGTAACCAAGCCGAGCTTTCGGCCCTTCGCGCCCAGATCAACCCGCATTTTTTGTTCAACGCCATGAACACGCTTTATGCCACGGCCATTGAAGAGAACGCCGAAAAAACCTCCCACGGGATTCAGCAGCTGTCGGATATGATGCGTTTTATGATGCATGAAAACAACCAGGAGCAGATTGATGTACAACAGGAAGTGGCTTATTTGCGAAACTATATTGATTTGCAGCGCCTTCGTCTGTCGGAGTCGGATAAGCTGGAGCTGAAAGTTGACTTAGATGATGCCCTTTGTTTGCGGAGCATTGCCCCGATGTTGCTGATTCCTTTTGTTGAAAATGCCTTCAAACACGGCATCAGCCTGCGCAATGCTTCCTGGATTTTCATCAAATTATATTGCCACCGGGAAAAACTTCATTTTTCGGTCTTCAACAGCATTCATCCGCGCCATGAAGAAGACCCCGAGAAGTATTCGTCGGGGATCGGGTTGGTCAATGTGCAGAAACGGCTCGAACTGCTGTATCCTCAAAACCATGACCTTCGGATTCATCGCACCGAAAAGGAGTTTTCGGTGCAGTTGGCCATTGATTTTGCAAAAAAAGGCAAAAAGTTAAACTCTATCCTGGCTACGTATGACCAACTCTGA
- a CDS encoding LytR/AlgR family response regulator transcription factor, producing the protein MIAIAIDDEPKALDIVRNFADKVPFLSLKATFQDAFEALDFLQKEPVDLIFLDIKMPDISGLEFLRALPSPPMVIFTTAYAEHAVQSYDFDAIDYLLKPFAISRFLKACTKAHDALKVRELALVEEGRRHPGLIETSPVRPTSPVPESIFVKNGYEQVRVMLDDILYLEAGGNYVVFVTKPQKIASRMTMNEAETLLPNERFVRIHRSYIVAKDKIDRFDRYEVCVNAQALPIGANYSHLQLAVK; encoded by the coding sequence ATGATTGCCATAGCCATTGACGACGAGCCCAAAGCGCTGGATATTGTACGAAATTTTGCGGATAAAGTACCTTTTTTGTCTTTGAAAGCTACCTTTCAGGACGCTTTTGAGGCCTTGGACTTCCTGCAAAAAGAGCCCGTAGATCTGATTTTTTTAGACATCAAAATGCCTGATATTTCAGGACTTGAATTTTTGAGGGCCCTTCCCAGTCCGCCAATGGTGATCTTTACCACGGCTTACGCCGAGCATGCCGTGCAGAGTTATGATTTTGATGCCATTGACTACCTGCTCAAACCGTTCGCCATCAGCCGCTTTCTGAAAGCCTGTACCAAGGCTCATGATGCGCTGAAGGTGAGGGAACTGGCCCTGGTGGAGGAAGGCAGGCGTCATCCCGGGCTGATTGAGACGTCTCCGGTTCGGCCAACGTCTCCCGTGCCGGAAAGTATTTTTGTCAAAAATGGCTATGAGCAGGTGCGGGTCATGCTGGACGATATTCTGTATCTGGAAGCCGGCGGTAACTACGTAGTTTTTGTGACCAAACCACAAAAGATCGCCTCCCGAATGACCATGAACGAAGCGGAGACCCTGCTGCCCAACGAACGCTTCGTGCGTATACACCGATCCTACATTGTAGCCAAAGATAAAATAGACCGTTTTGACCGCTATGAGGTCTGCGTTAATGCGCAGGCCCTGCCGATCGGGGCCAATTACAGCCATTTACAGTTAGCAGTTAAATGA
- a CDS encoding permease prefix domain 2-containing transporter has product MKKKSASHPPRWAARLLHLLLAPHRAEEMEGDLDELFQQRVDRLGLRQARRRYVRDVLSLMRPSLMRRQPNPYPTPSPTDMLRNYFKIAARNLFKNKGYSLIHITGLSIGLWACMMVASVVINDLSYDRQWSRKDDLYRIVTVNKMAEGVYDQFSSSFAGLAPQLKKDYAEVESYSALYTADMHLNTGPDKPGNEIKTRVLHADTTVWGMLDLNVIEGTPQRYIHGNSNLLISRTFKNKYFPNENPVGKIIHDIPSYDQKANPFLITGIIEDLPANSHLRADVIHLHKGRTEELSPKEFGTFSRNYILLKPGTDIARFSEKVNKWYSTFTGNRPKYQFEFQSVKDVYLHSDFEKKDKTYGNANNISIFSGIALLLLFIACINFVNLSTAKAVTRLKETGVRKILSATRFQLTLQFMAEAFIVFGIAAFLAGCLYSTSLKSVEEYLGHPLIKTAVSDGKGILSVLGVVLITCLLTGLYPAWLISGLEPSNALKGAFQKHPAFGQHRLRKSLVVIQFCISIFVLLALIVVQKQLDFIQTRDIGFNKDHLLSIDYVSWDGKSDVFKNELLNIPGVEKASITQWVPTQGAGFMSKDVEDPADASTKVKVWYISGDLDLAQTLQLKLAKGRFFDKKFSTDALNSDSLQAVNWEEYEATTKLQPSLITASAAKILRVNTLEKQIKNAHTVPVGIVENFNNESLHEPIKPTVILANRSAQYGGMLIRIQPGTEKAVVSALTALWKKLFPAKLLAIHQVSDLLAEQYEAEDRLRQFFTFFSSLTMFLSALGIFGLVVQAAEQRAKEIGIRKVLGASVAGIVQLLTGDFVKLVLIALIVASPVAWYTMNAWLQGFAYKITIEWWMFVLAGIVALGIALLTVSFQSIKAALTNPVRSLANE; this is encoded by the coding sequence ATGAAAAAGAAATCCGCTTCTCATCCTCCTCGCTGGGCTGCGCGCCTGTTACACCTTTTGCTGGCCCCGCATCGGGCGGAAGAAATGGAAGGTGATTTAGACGAACTATTCCAACAACGCGTAGACCGGCTGGGCCTGCGTCAGGCCCGCCGACGCTACGTACGGGACGTATTGAGTCTGATGCGCCCTTCTTTGATGAGACGACAACCAAATCCTTATCCCACTCCTTCTCCTACAGATATGCTACGAAACTATTTTAAAATCGCCGCACGCAACCTTTTTAAAAACAAAGGGTATTCACTGATCCATATTACGGGTTTGTCCATTGGACTGTGGGCCTGTATGATGGTAGCTTCAGTGGTGATCAATGATTTGTCCTATGACCGTCAGTGGAGTCGAAAAGACGATCTATATCGCATTGTCACCGTCAATAAGATGGCAGAAGGAGTGTATGATCAATTTTCCTCCTCTTTTGCCGGTTTGGCTCCTCAGCTCAAAAAAGATTATGCCGAAGTAGAATCCTATTCTGCCTTGTATACCGCTGACATGCATTTGAATACGGGCCCGGATAAACCCGGCAACGAGATCAAAACGCGCGTTTTACACGCCGACACGACCGTTTGGGGAATGTTGGATCTTAACGTTATTGAGGGGACCCCACAGCGTTATATTCACGGAAATTCCAATCTGTTGATTTCCCGCACGTTTAAAAACAAATACTTTCCCAACGAAAATCCGGTCGGAAAAATCATCCACGATATTCCTTCGTATGATCAAAAGGCCAACCCGTTTCTGATCACAGGCATCATCGAAGACCTGCCTGCCAACAGCCACTTGCGGGCGGATGTCATCCACCTTCACAAAGGGCGTACGGAAGAGTTGAGTCCTAAGGAGTTCGGTACGTTTTCACGAAACTACATTTTACTCAAACCGGGTACTGATATTGCCAGGTTTTCCGAAAAAGTAAACAAATGGTACAGCACGTTTACCGGAAACAGGCCCAAGTATCAATTTGAGTTTCAGTCGGTGAAAGACGTTTATCTGCACTCAGATTTCGAGAAAAAAGACAAAACCTACGGCAACGCCAACAACATCTCTATTTTTTCGGGCATTGCGTTGCTGTTACTGTTCATTGCCTGTATCAATTTTGTCAATTTAAGTACCGCTAAGGCCGTTACCCGCCTGAAAGAGACCGGCGTAAGAAAGATTCTGAGCGCAACGCGTTTTCAGCTTACCTTGCAGTTCATGGCCGAAGCTTTCATTGTTTTCGGTATCGCCGCTTTTTTGGCAGGTTGTCTCTATTCGACGTCTCTGAAGTCGGTAGAAGAGTACCTTGGGCATCCATTGATCAAAACGGCCGTTTCCGATGGGAAAGGCATTCTGTCGGTGTTGGGGGTAGTCCTGATCACCTGTTTGCTTACGGGGTTATATCCGGCTTGGCTTATCTCCGGTTTGGAACCCTCTAACGCCCTGAAAGGAGCGTTTCAGAAGCATCCTGCCTTCGGACAGCATCGATTACGTAAAAGCCTGGTTGTGATTCAATTCTGTATTTCCATTTTCGTACTTCTTGCCCTCATCGTTGTTCAGAAGCAGCTTGATTTTATTCAGACCAGGGATATAGGTTTCAATAAAGACCATTTATTAAGCATAGATTACGTATCGTGGGATGGCAAAAGTGATGTCTTTAAAAATGAATTACTGAACATCCCCGGCGTTGAAAAGGCAAGTATAACGCAATGGGTACCCACACAGGGAGCGGGCTTTATGTCGAAGGATGTAGAAGATCCGGCTGACGCCAGTACCAAAGTAAAAGTATGGTATATCTCGGGCGACTTAGACTTGGCGCAAACCCTTCAACTCAAACTGGCCAAAGGGCGTTTCTTTGATAAAAAATTTTCGACCGATGCGCTTAATTCTGACTCACTGCAAGCCGTTAATTGGGAGGAATACGAAGCAACGACTAAGCTCCAACCCTCACTTATTACCGCGTCAGCCGCTAAAATACTGCGCGTTAACACACTGGAAAAGCAAATCAAAAATGCCCATACGGTACCGGTAGGCATCGTGGAAAACTTCAATAATGAATCACTGCATGAGCCGATCAAGCCTACCGTCATTTTAGCAAACAGATCGGCCCAATACGGGGGAATGTTGATTCGGATACAACCGGGCACAGAAAAGGCCGTAGTAAGTGCTCTGACCGCGCTGTGGAAAAAGCTGTTTCCTGCCAAATTGCTGGCCATACACCAAGTATCAGATCTGCTGGCCGAACAATATGAAGCAGAAGACAGACTTCGTCAATTTTTTACGTTTTTCAGCAGTCTGACGATGTTTCTGTCGGCATTGGGCATTTTCGGATTGGTCGTTCAGGCGGCCGAACAACGGGCCAAAGAAATTGGCATTCGCAAAGTCCTTGGCGCTTCGGTGGCCGGTATCGTACAGTTATTGACGGGAGATTTCGTGAAGTTAGTACTGATCGCGCTGATCGTCGCTTCGCCCGTTGCGTGGTATACAATGAATGCCTGGCTGCAAGGCTTCGCTTACAAAATTACAATAGAGTGGTGGATGTTTGTCCTGGCAGGGATCGTGGCTTTGGGAATCGCTTTATTGACGGTTAGTTTTCAAAGCATCAAAGCCGCTTTAACAAATCCCGTCAGGAGCCTGGCCAATGAATAA
- a CDS encoding PadR family transcriptional regulator, whose amino-acid sequence MKGTYLGEFEEVVLLAVAIRSGDAYGAAVVNEIEQQMRRSVNLGAVHSALNRLQEKGLVSSEMGGMTAERGGRRKRLYSVTTLGRRALEDIRHLRNQMWNSIPTPANA is encoded by the coding sequence ATGAAAGGAACGTATTTAGGCGAGTTTGAAGAAGTGGTATTGCTGGCCGTAGCCATTCGATCAGGCGACGCCTACGGCGCGGCCGTTGTCAATGAGATTGAGCAGCAAATGAGACGGTCAGTAAACCTGGGAGCGGTCCATTCAGCGCTGAATCGGTTACAGGAAAAGGGGCTGGTCAGTTCTGAAATGGGAGGAATGACCGCCGAACGGGGAGGCCGCCGGAAGCGACTTTATTCCGTAACGACCCTTGGCCGCCGGGCACTGGAAGATATTCGTCACTTACGAAATCAAATGTGGAATTCGATCCCAACCCCCGCTAACGCATGA
- a CDS encoding MFS transporter: MSKPSNQNTLFGLPVIVAALGYFVDIYDLLLFGIVRVPSLKDLGLSDQEVSTIGASIINWQMGGLLIGGILWGVLGDKRGRLSVLFGSIITYSIANILCGFIQDTSFMPATDLYKYLRFIAGIGLAGELGAGITLVSEILPKELRAIGTSLVAGIGLLGAVVAYFTVEIFGDWRIAYFVGGGLGFGLLLLRIGVIESGMFTEVSGQKHVAKGDFLSFFTNWERFVRYMKCIGIGLPTWFVIGILATFSNEFGKALGIVEPIKPGLAIMWCYVGLAAGDLASGFLSHYFHSRKKAVAALMAFAGLFSIVYLFAGINSSFQLYGLCMLMGFGIGYWAMFVTIGAEQFGTNLRATAATTVPNMVRGMVIIMTTLFTGFKTGTMDVFGWFQLTVPQLGVIGAGTLVGVLSYFLGFYSTLTVPETHGKDLDFIEE; encoded by the coding sequence ATGTCTAAACCTTCCAACCAAAACACGCTTTTTGGACTTCCCGTGATTGTGGCCGCTCTTGGCTATTTTGTGGATATTTATGATTTATTGTTATTCGGTATTGTACGCGTTCCCAGCCTCAAAGATTTAGGACTGAGTGATCAGGAAGTGTCGACCATTGGGGCTTCCATCATCAACTGGCAAATGGGCGGGTTGCTCATCGGAGGGATACTTTGGGGAGTATTGGGAGACAAACGCGGCCGTCTTTCGGTGCTGTTCGGCTCCATCATTACGTACTCCATTGCCAATATTTTGTGCGGATTTATTCAGGATACTTCCTTTATGCCCGCTACCGACCTGTACAAATATTTACGTTTCATTGCAGGAATCGGCTTAGCCGGAGAATTGGGGGCGGGCATTACGCTGGTTTCCGAGATTTTGCCCAAAGAACTGCGCGCTATCGGTACCTCATTGGTGGCGGGAATCGGTCTGCTGGGAGCGGTTGTGGCGTATTTTACCGTCGAGATCTTTGGCGATTGGCGCATTGCGTACTTTGTGGGCGGTGGTTTGGGCTTTGGTCTGCTGTTGCTGCGTATCGGGGTGATAGAGTCGGGGATGTTTACGGAGGTATCCGGGCAAAAACACGTTGCCAAAGGGGATTTTTTATCATTTTTTACCAATTGGGAGCGCTTTGTTCGCTATATGAAGTGCATTGGCATTGGATTGCCTACGTGGTTTGTCATTGGAATTTTAGCCACGTTCAGCAATGAATTCGGCAAAGCGCTGGGCATTGTTGAGCCGATCAAACCGGGGCTGGCTATCATGTGGTGTTATGTGGGATTGGCGGCAGGCGATTTGGCCAGTGGGTTTCTCAGTCATTACTTTCATTCCCGCAAAAAAGCCGTGGCCGCTTTGATGGCTTTTGCGGGGTTGTTCAGTATTGTGTATCTTTTTGCAGGTATTAATTCTTCGTTTCAATTATACGGTCTTTGTATGCTGATGGGCTTTGGCATCGGCTATTGGGCCATGTTCGTTACGATCGGGGCAGAACAATTCGGTACCAATCTGCGCGCAACGGCCGCTACTACTGTACCTAATATGGTACGCGGTATGGTGATCATTATGACCACACTTTTTACCGGTTTTAAAACAGGTACCATGGATGTGTTTGGGTGGTTTCAGCTGACCGTACCGCAATTGGGAGTCATTGGGGCAGGAACGTTGGTGGGTGTATTGAGCTACTTTTTAGGCTTTTATTCCACCCTGACCGTTCCCGAAACTCACGGCAAAGACCTTGACTTTATTGAAGAATAG
- a CDS encoding MFS transporter — MKYRALFALPVIVSALGFFVDVYDLLIFSIVRVPSLQSMGYSEAEVSKIGTFIFNSQQAGLLVGGILWGVLGDKRGRLSVLFGSIVTYSLANIACGFVEEPNTYALLRFVAGVGLSGEIGAAMTLVTEIIPKEIRSLGPTLVAGVGYLGAGAAYLTQEWFEWRTAYMVGGGMGLLLLLLRISVFESGLFLEMKESKVRRGNFFYFFSSWPRFVKYVRCVMVGIPTWFVVGILGTFGNEFGKALGIAETISPGKCVMFIYFGLTAGDFFSGPLSQWLHSRRKAIGYLMFCGSICVGIYLYGGVSSPTVLYSVCFLAGICTGYIGLYLMMVAELYGTNLRATATTSVPSVVRGMAIPMTLAFQAFKPSFGALGGAALLGLLCYGIALFSLTRTEETYGKELDFVE; from the coding sequence ATGAAATACCGCGCTCTTTTTGCTTTGCCTGTCATTGTATCGGCCTTGGGCTTTTTTGTGGACGTATATGACTTATTGATCTTCAGTATCGTACGCGTACCGAGCCTGCAATCAATGGGGTATTCGGAGGCGGAGGTCTCCAAAATCGGAACCTTTATTTTTAATTCTCAGCAGGCCGGCTTGTTGGTGGGCGGTATTCTGTGGGGAGTGCTGGGCGATAAACGCGGGCGACTTTCGGTCTTATTCGGTTCCATCGTGACCTATTCGCTGGCCAATATTGCCTGTGGTTTTGTAGAAGAGCCCAATACGTATGCACTGCTGCGTTTTGTGGCGGGGGTAGGTCTTTCGGGAGAGATCGGCGCCGCCATGACCCTCGTGACGGAAATCATTCCCAAAGAGATTCGCAGCCTGGGGCCTACCTTGGTTGCGGGGGTGGGTTATCTGGGGGCGGGCGCCGCTTACCTGACGCAGGAATGGTTTGAATGGCGTACCGCCTACATGGTAGGCGGCGGCATGGGGTTATTGCTGCTTTTATTGCGTATCAGTGTATTTGAGTCCGGACTGTTTTTGGAAATGAAAGAGTCAAAGGTAAGGCGAGGAAATTTCTTTTATTTTTTCAGCAGTTGGCCGCGTTTTGTCAAATACGTACGGTGTGTGATGGTGGGTATTCCGACCTGGTTTGTGGTGGGAATATTGGGCACCTTTGGCAATGAATTCGGAAAAGCGCTGGGCATTGCTGAGACCATTTCTCCCGGCAAATGCGTCATGTTTATTTATTTTGGTCTTACTGCCGGCGATTTTTTCAGCGGCCCGTTGAGCCAATGGCTGCATTCGCGGCGTAAAGCCATCGGTTATCTGATGTTTTGCGGAAGTATTTGCGTGGGTATTTACTTATACGGCGGAGTATCTTCTCCGACGGTACTTTACTCCGTCTGCTTTTTGGCAGGAATATGCACGGGATACATTGGACTGTATTTGATGATGGTGGCGGAACTGTACGGCACCAACCTTCGGGCTACGGCTACTACTTCGGTCCCGAGCGTAGTGCGGGGCATGGCCATACCGATGACGCTCGCTTTTCAGGCATTCAAGCCTTCTTTTGGAGCATTGGGCGGCGCGGCATTGCTGGGTTTATTATGTTATGGAATAGCCCTTTTTTCATTGACCCGAACCGAAGAAACCTACGGCAAAGAACTGGATTTCGTGGAATAA
- a CDS encoding DUF4097 family beta strand repeat protein: protein MQTINSYKSSGYWMIVIGLLFTLTARAEEYGSIEKKKSVIKMYDVSAKETLLIDNQFGQVKVNLWDKSEIRVDISITANANNEDRVQQYLDGVMIEDKKDGNQISIHTLINKNGNSNWSWKNNNGEKNFVQIDYTVSMPKNTPLTVKNRFGATNIPYFKAPLVIESKYGSFNATDLSGSKNDIDVAYGKAEIQHMSNGNLDIAYSTLELDKAGSVVLSNKFGKMKIGEVETLDGQISYSGGRIGNLKGSSKIKLSFSGGFRIDQLNESAENVDIQASYSSVTIPMENNDCNFDVTVSYGGFKYPGDRKVSFTQNDDERKDDANRHSPRMTKQYVGKFGNGSGTKVKIVSKYGEVNLR from the coding sequence ATGCAAACGATAAACTCATATAAGTCTTCCGGCTATTGGATGATAGTCATTGGTTTATTATTCACGCTGACAGCCCGCGCCGAAGAATACGGCAGCATCGAAAAGAAGAAGTCTGTCATTAAAATGTATGACGTCTCGGCCAAAGAGACCTTGCTGATCGACAATCAATTCGGTCAGGTAAAAGTGAATCTCTGGGATAAAAGTGAAATCCGCGTTGACATCAGCATTACGGCTAATGCCAACAACGAAGACCGCGTGCAGCAGTATTTGGACGGGGTAATGATTGAGGATAAAAAAGACGGAAATCAGATCAGTATCCACACGTTGATCAACAAAAACGGCAATTCAAACTGGAGTTGGAAGAATAACAACGGTGAGAAAAACTTCGTACAGATCGATTATACCGTGTCGATGCCTAAAAATACCCCACTGACCGTCAAAAACCGCTTTGGTGCCACAAATATTCCTTATTTCAAGGCACCGCTCGTGATAGAGTCTAAATATGGGAGTTTTAATGCTACTGATTTGTCGGGCAGCAAAAATGACATTGATGTAGCCTACGGTAAAGCCGAGATACAGCATATGTCAAACGGAAATCTGGACATTGCCTATTCTACCCTCGAACTCGACAAAGCCGGCAGTGTCGTGTTAAGCAATAAATTCGGCAAAATGAAGATCGGCGAGGTAGAAACGCTGGACGGACAGATCAGCTATTCCGGCGGACGCATCGGCAACCTAAAGGGTTCAAGTAAAATCAAATTGAGCTTTTCGGGCGGTTTCCGAATTGACCAATTAAATGAATCAGCGGAGAATGTAGACATTCAGGCCAGTTACTCCTCCGTCACCATTCCGATGGAAAACAACGACTGCAACTTCGACGTCACGGTGAGTTACGGCGGGTTCAAATACCCCGGCGACCGCAAGGTATCTTTTACTCAAAACGACGACGAACGCAAAGATGACGCCAACCGCCACAGCCCCCGCATGACCAAACAATACGTGGGGAAATTCGGAAACGGCAGCGGCACCAAAGTCAAGATCGTCTCCAAATACGGTGAAGTGAATTTGAGATAA
- a CDS encoding RNA polymerase sigma factor has translation MEPRHYIDKHVELVERCKQGDRKAQYELYRLYSKSMMNVCVRVVNHIGEAEDVLQEAFLDAFCHLHTFRGQSTFGAWLKQIVVNKAINHLRQRKMQLVDIEGYGYGEDDHDIADDVPFDEESIQMDVERVRRGIEQLPEGYRVVLSLYLFEGYDHEEIGEILNISESTSRTQYMRGKKKLLEMLKNKQ, from the coding sequence TTGGAACCTAGACATTACATAGACAAACACGTTGAACTCGTAGAACGCTGTAAGCAGGGAGACAGAAAAGCCCAGTATGAACTGTACAGGCTTTATTCGAAATCCATGATGAATGTGTGCGTACGGGTGGTCAACCACATTGGTGAAGCCGAAGACGTGCTGCAAGAGGCATTTTTGGATGCTTTCTGCCATTTACATACGTTCAGGGGGCAGTCCACGTTTGGGGCGTGGCTGAAGCAGATCGTGGTCAATAAGGCCATAAACCACCTCCGACAGCGTAAAATGCAACTTGTTGACATCGAAGGCTATGGCTACGGTGAAGATGACCATGACATCGCCGACGATGTACCGTTTGACGAAGAAAGTATTCAAATGGACGTGGAACGCGTCCGCCGGGGAATCGAACAACTCCCCGAAGGATACCGAGTGGTGCTGTCGTTATATTTGTTTGAAGGATACGACCACGAAGAAATCGGCGAGATCCTCAACATCAGCGAAAGTACCTCCCGCACTCAATACATGCGGGGAAAGAAAAAGTTATTGGAAATGTTAAAAAATAAGCAGTGA